The following are encoded together in the Bubalus kerabau isolate K-KA32 ecotype Philippines breed swamp buffalo chromosome 3, PCC_UOA_SB_1v2, whole genome shotgun sequence genome:
- the LOC129645372 gene encoding serpin B9-like yields MDALCEANGTFALRLLKALCEDRPSENVIFSPVSLSSVLAMVLLGAKGDTAAQVAQVLSLNTETDFHQDFQQLLVELNKPDTQYLLRMANRVFGEKTYEFLSTFKESCLRFYYAELEQLSFAEAAEPSRKHINAWISKKTEGKIPELLSAGSINAETKLVLVNAVYFRGKWSEEFDKAYTREMPFRVNQKEQRPVQMMFQDREFRLARIKEVQAQVLELPYAGEELSMLVLLPDDHVPLSLVEKHLTWEKFLAWTQPDSMKKTQVSVFLPKFKLGKTYNMRPVLSGLRVAEAFQPGRADFSGMSHGRGLCLSALAHRSVVEVNEEGTEAAAASAAIEVDCGLDQPRFCADHPFLFFIRHNGSRSTLFCGRFSSP; encoded by the exons ATGGATGCGCTCTGTGAAGCAAATGGCACCTTCGCCCTCCGCCTTTTAAAGGCCCTGTGTGAAGACCGCCCTTCAGAAAACGTGATTTTTTCTCCTGTGAGCCTCTCCTCGGTCCTGGCCATGGTCCTCCTGGGAGCCAAAGGGGACACCGCTGCCCAGGTGGCCCAG GTGCTTTCCTTAAACACAGAGACGGACTTTCACCAGGATTTCCAGCAGCTACTTGTTGAGCTGAACAAGCCTGACACTCAGTACTTGCTCAGGATGGCCAACAGGGTCTTTGGGGAGAAGACGTATGAATTTCTCTCT ACCTTTAAGGAATCGTGTCTTCGCTTCTACTATGCTGAGCTGGAGCAGCTCTCCTTTGCCGAAGCTGCAGAGCCATCCAGGAAGCACATCAACGCTTGGATCTCAAAGAAGACTGAAG GTAAGATTCCAGAGTTGTTGTCTGCTGGCTCCATTAATGCAGAGACCAAGCTGGTTTTGGTCAACGCTGTCTACTTCAGAGGGAAGTGGAGTGAAGAATTCGACAAGGCATACACCAGGGAGATGCCTTTTCGAGTAAACCAG AAGGAGCAAAGGCCAGTGCAGATGATGTTTCAGGACAGGGAGTTCAGACTGGCCCGCATAAAGGAGGTGCAGGCCCAGGTGCTTGAGCTGCCGTACGCTGGTGAGGAGCTGAGCATGCTGGTGCTGCTCCCCGACGACCACGTGCCTCTGAGCTTG GTGGAGAAACATCTCACTTGGGAGAAGTTCCTCGCCTGGACCCAGCCTGACTCCATGAAGAAGACCCAGGTGTCTGTCTTCCTCCCGAAATTTAAGCTGGGGAAGACCTACAACATGCGGCCGGTGCTCTCGGGCCTGCGGGTGGCTGAGGCCTTCCAGCCGGGCCGGGCTGACTTCTCAGGCATGTCGCATGGCAGAGGCCTGTGTCTGTCTGCTTTGGCCCACAGGAGCGTGGTGGAGGTGAACGAGGAGGGCACGGAAGCCGCGGCCGCCTCGGCCGCGATCGAGGTCGACTGCGGCCTGGACCAACCCCGGTTCTGTGCCGACCACCCCTTCCTGTTCTTCATCAGACACAATGGCTCCCGCAGTACTCTCTTCTGCGGCAGGTTCTCCTCCCCGTAG